One genomic window of Bradyrhizobium sp. B124 includes the following:
- the cofH gene encoding 5-amino-6-(D-ribitylamino)uracil--L-tyrosine 4-hydroxyphenyl transferase CofH: MTSVLNLPFDRRLSRSEAYELIDLADIDELLTAAARRRDAAHGDVITYSPKVFIPLTQLCRDVCHYCTFAHAPRSNVKPYLSVEEAVAIARAGKEAGCHEALFTLGDKPELRYRVAREELTRLGHESTLSYLAEVARAVFEQTGLLPHVNPGIMSELDLAMLRKVSVSQGIMLESASDRLCAKGGPHFGSPDKVPAVRLQTIKTAGEQAIPFTSGILIGIGETRAERIDALLALRDLNDAHGHLQEIIVQNFRPKVGTRMADAPAPSVDDHLWTIAVARLIFEPEMNIQAPPNLSPAALGRVVAAGINDWGGVSPVTPDHVNPEAPWPHLRLLEAATRSTGKRLEKRLPIYPSFARYPSRWLDNKLLKSVLDRIDGDGFPRSDDWHPGHIGGLPSRELGWLKSAPRTAHGSEVMSVIAKAQRGDELSEGEIVRLFRAHERDFTSVCRAADELRSSVNGDVVSYVVCRNINYTNICSFKCQFCAFSKGKMSENLRGRPYDLEMSEVAQRVTEAWDRGASEVCMQGGIHPSYTGQKYLDVCRAVKGAVPAMHLHAFSPLEIHQGAHTLGISVAEFLLELKAAGLGTLPGTAAEILDDEVRETLCADKIRTQQWLDVMRTAHSIGLRSTATIMFGHIERYDHWARHLLRLRRLQAETGGFTELVPLPFVHMEAPVYLKGRARPGPTFREAVLMHAVSRLVLNPHITNIQASWVKMGPEGLRHCLSAGVNDLGGTLMDESISRSAGASHGQEMTPQALESIIISAGRVPRQRTTTYGVADDVRRQRSFDAVHEQQTSTGMRSAGC; this comes from the coding sequence ATGACGTCCGTCTTGAATCTCCCGTTCGATCGTCGCCTGTCCCGAAGCGAAGCCTATGAGCTCATCGATCTTGCTGACATCGACGAACTCCTGACGGCCGCCGCCAGGCGAAGGGATGCCGCGCACGGTGATGTCATCACCTATTCGCCCAAGGTGTTCATCCCGCTCACCCAGCTTTGCCGCGATGTCTGTCACTACTGCACGTTCGCTCACGCGCCGCGTTCGAACGTCAAGCCGTATCTCTCGGTCGAGGAAGCGGTCGCGATCGCCAGGGCCGGCAAGGAGGCCGGCTGTCATGAGGCGCTGTTTACGCTCGGCGACAAGCCCGAGCTTCGCTACCGCGTCGCGCGTGAGGAGCTGACAAGGCTCGGCCACGAATCCACGCTGTCGTATCTCGCCGAAGTCGCCAGGGCTGTGTTCGAGCAAACTGGCCTGCTCCCTCACGTCAATCCCGGGATCATGAGCGAGCTCGACCTTGCCATGCTGCGCAAGGTATCGGTCTCGCAGGGCATCATGCTGGAGTCCGCGTCCGACCGGCTTTGCGCGAAGGGCGGCCCCCACTTCGGATCGCCGGACAAGGTGCCTGCCGTCAGGCTTCAGACAATCAAGACTGCCGGTGAGCAGGCCATTCCGTTCACATCCGGAATCCTGATCGGCATCGGGGAGACCAGGGCCGAACGGATCGATGCATTGCTCGCGCTGCGGGACCTGAACGATGCGCATGGCCATCTGCAGGAGATCATCGTCCAGAACTTCCGGCCAAAGGTCGGGACGCGCATGGCCGATGCACCCGCGCCCTCCGTGGACGATCATCTCTGGACCATCGCTGTCGCTCGCCTGATATTCGAGCCGGAGATGAACATTCAGGCGCCGCCGAACCTCAGCCCGGCAGCCTTGGGGCGCGTCGTTGCGGCAGGGATCAACGATTGGGGTGGCGTCTCGCCCGTCACGCCGGACCACGTCAATCCCGAAGCACCATGGCCGCATCTGCGGCTCCTGGAGGCTGCAACGCGGTCAACCGGCAAGCGGCTCGAGAAGCGGCTGCCGATCTATCCGAGCTTCGCACGCTATCCCTCGCGCTGGCTCGACAACAAGCTGCTGAAGTCGGTCCTCGACCGCATCGACGGCGATGGATTCCCGCGCAGCGACGACTGGCATCCCGGCCACATCGGCGGGCTGCCATCGCGCGAGCTCGGATGGCTGAAATCCGCACCGCGCACCGCGCACGGCAGCGAAGTCATGTCCGTCATTGCCAAGGCCCAGCGCGGCGATGAGCTTTCGGAGGGCGAGATCGTCAGGCTGTTCCGCGCTCACGAGCGCGACTTTACCAGCGTCTGCCGGGCGGCCGACGAATTGCGGAGCAGCGTCAACGGCGACGTGGTGTCCTACGTCGTATGCCGCAACATCAACTACACCAACATCTGTTCCTTCAAATGCCAGTTCTGCGCCTTCTCGAAGGGGAAGATGAGCGAGAACCTGCGGGGCCGGCCCTACGACCTCGAAATGTCCGAAGTCGCGCAGCGGGTCACCGAGGCGTGGGACCGCGGCGCCTCCGAGGTGTGCATGCAGGGCGGCATCCATCCTTCCTATACGGGGCAGAAGTACCTGGATGTCTGTCGGGCCGTGAAGGGCGCCGTCCCGGCCATGCATCTCCATGCGTTCTCGCCGCTCGAGATCCATCAAGGGGCACACACGCTGGGTATTTCGGTCGCCGAATTCCTGCTGGAGCTGAAAGCGGCCGGGTTGGGCACCCTGCCGGGAACGGCCGCTGAAATCCTCGACGACGAGGTGCGCGAGACGCTCTGCGCGGACAAGATCAGGACCCAGCAGTGGCTCGACGTCATGCGCACGGCGCACTCGATCGGGCTCCGATCGACGGCCACCATCATGTTCGGCCATATCGAGCGTTACGACCATTGGGCGCGGCACCTGCTCCGGCTGCGGCGCTTGCAGGCGGAGACCGGCGGATTTACCGAGCTCGTGCCGTTGCCGTTCGTTCACATGGAAGCGCCGGTCTATCTCAAAGGCCGGGCGCGACCGGGGCCGACATTCCGCGAGGCGGTCTTGATGCATGCGGTGTCGCGCCTCGTCCTCAACCCGCACATCACCAATATCCAGGCATCCTGGGTCAAGATGGGACCGGAGGGGTTGCGGCACTGCCTTTCGGCCGGCGTCAACGACCTCGGCGGCACACTGATGGATGAGAGCATCTCGCGGTCGGCCGGCGCCTCGCACGGCCAGGAAATGACGCCGCAGGCGCTGGAATCGATCATCATTTCGGCAGGCCGTGTGCCGCGTCAGCGCACGACGACGTATGGCGTGGCGGATGACGTTCGGAGGCAGCGTTCATTTGACGCGGTCCATGAGCAGCAGACCAGCACGGGCATGCGATCCGCGGGGTGCTAG
- the cofC gene encoding 2-phospho-L-lactate guanylyltransferase: MDDSETWALVPVKRFSQAKSRLGDILVATERTKLAQAMLCDVLGNLRDTRALAGIAVVSADPEAFAIAKRFDAAMIFDDVETGVNAAVQRGLDAFQPYGRRVLVVPADIPFARPEDFEHVIRLLDHTPIVLVPALYDGGTNALAMRSPDMLEPRFGEESFRAHRALARQRQLSCSVFKSHGIGKDIDCPIDFGPYLISSQNLGTTGSFLDELKIAERFGSDDHPVPVRLF, from the coding sequence ATGGACGATTCCGAAACCTGGGCCCTGGTGCCTGTCAAACGGTTCAGTCAAGCAAAGAGCAGGCTGGGCGACATCCTGGTGGCGACCGAGCGCACAAAGCTGGCGCAAGCCATGCTGTGCGATGTTCTCGGAAACCTGCGGGATACGCGCGCGCTGGCCGGCATCGCCGTGGTGAGCGCCGATCCGGAAGCGTTTGCGATCGCCAAGCGCTTCGACGCGGCCATGATCTTCGATGACGTCGAGACCGGCGTCAATGCCGCGGTGCAGCGTGGCCTCGATGCGTTCCAACCGTACGGGCGGCGGGTTCTTGTCGTGCCCGCCGATATTCCGTTTGCCCGTCCGGAGGACTTCGAACACGTCATCCGGTTGCTGGACCACACGCCGATCGTGCTCGTACCCGCGCTTTACGACGGTGGCACAAATGCCCTGGCGATGCGGTCGCCCGACATGCTGGAGCCTCGGTTTGGCGAAGAGAGTTTCCGCGCCCACCGCGCCCTGGCGCGGCAGCGGCAGCTGAGCTGCAGCGTGTTCAAGTCCCATGGCATCGGCAAGGACATCGATTGCCCGATCGATTTTGGTCCGTATCTGATCTCGTCGCAAAACCTCGGAACGACAGGTTCGTTTCTAGATGAGCTCAAGATTGCCGAGCGCTTCGGCAGCGACGACCATCCCGTCCCCGTGAGGCTGTTCTGA
- the cofD gene encoding 2-phospho-L-lactate transferase, whose amino-acid sequence MSGADLNVVALCGGVGGAKLAYGLNRLLGAKLAVIVNTGDDFEHLGLTISPDIDTVVYTLGELADEERGWGRAGESWNFMEALGGLNGETWFRLGDRDLAMHVLRSRALSAGVTLTDFTGRIASQLGIEASILPMTDDPFATIVVTADQKLAFQRYFVELQARPEVRKIEFQSPSGGTATSAALRAIGAADAIIVCPSNPYLSIDPILAVPGIRAALDATKASIVAISPLVGGRAIKGPTAKIMNELGVATNCASIVRHYGFLDGLVMDREDQADADAIGIPVHVTNTIMRSKDERVQLARECLRFLDRLNS is encoded by the coding sequence ATGAGTGGCGCTGACCTCAACGTTGTTGCGCTTTGCGGCGGAGTCGGAGGCGCCAAGCTTGCCTATGGCCTCAATCGCCTGCTGGGCGCCAAGCTCGCCGTCATCGTCAACACAGGCGACGACTTCGAGCATCTTGGCCTCACGATCTCACCGGACATCGACACGGTGGTCTATACGCTGGGCGAGCTTGCCGACGAAGAGCGCGGCTGGGGACGAGCCGGCGAAAGCTGGAACTTCATGGAGGCGCTCGGCGGCCTGAACGGCGAGACATGGTTTCGCTTGGGAGACCGCGATCTTGCCATGCACGTCCTGCGCTCGCGCGCGCTGAGCGCCGGCGTGACCTTGACCGATTTCACGGGCAGGATTGCATCGCAGCTCGGCATTGAGGCGAGCATCCTGCCGATGACCGACGATCCGTTTGCGACGATCGTCGTGACGGCCGATCAGAAGCTCGCATTTCAACGCTATTTCGTCGAGCTGCAGGCGCGGCCCGAGGTCAGGAAGATCGAATTCCAGAGCCCCAGCGGTGGAACGGCGACCAGCGCCGCATTGCGGGCCATCGGCGCCGCCGATGCCATCATCGTCTGTCCGTCGAACCCGTATCTCAGCATCGATCCGATCCTGGCTGTACCCGGTATCCGCGCGGCCCTGGATGCGACCAAGGCCTCCATCGTCGCAATCTCGCCGCTGGTCGGCGGCCGCGCCATCAAGGGGCCGACCGCAAAGATCATGAACGAGCTCGGCGTCGCGACAAACTGCGCCTCGATTGTCAGGCACTATGGCTTCCTCGATGGTCTGGTGATGGATCGCGAGGACCAGGCCGACGCCGATGCGATCGGCATTCCCGTGCATGTGACGAACACGATCATGCGCTCGAAGGATGAGCGTGTTCAGTTGGCACGCGAGTGTCTCCGATTTCTCGATCGACTAAACAGCTGA
- the cofE gene encoding coenzyme F420-0:L-glutamate ligase, whose protein sequence is MPVGTRVEYIALQDIRRVEPGEDLAALIRQSLAGMSLELQRGDILVIAQKIVSKSEGRYVRLSDVEPSPEALELAATVGKDPRFLEVVLRESAEVVKTRPNVVIAAHRLGFVMANAGIDQSNIEHREGEERVLLLPKDPDGSAQRLKIALDAAGDLDLGIIINDSFGRPWRNGVVGVAIGAAGIPSLLSQIGVPDMFGRAMRVTEVAIADEIAGAASLLMGQAGEGMPIILVRGLTLDGPVSPAAALARPKSQDMFR, encoded by the coding sequence ATGCCTGTGGGGACGCGAGTCGAATACATCGCCCTGCAGGACATTCGGCGCGTCGAGCCGGGCGAGGATCTTGCCGCGCTCATCAGGCAGAGCCTGGCCGGGATGTCTCTCGAGCTGCAGCGGGGCGACATCCTCGTCATTGCGCAGAAAATCGTCTCGAAATCGGAAGGGCGGTACGTTCGGCTGAGCGACGTCGAGCCGTCGCCGGAGGCGCTCGAACTCGCGGCGACGGTCGGCAAGGACCCGCGCTTCCTCGAGGTCGTGCTGCGCGAATCCGCGGAGGTCGTCAAGACACGGCCGAACGTCGTCATCGCCGCGCACCGGCTCGGCTTCGTCATGGCCAACGCCGGCATCGATCAATCGAACATCGAACACCGTGAAGGCGAAGAGCGCGTCCTGCTGCTGCCCAAAGATCCCGACGGATCAGCGCAGAGGCTGAAGATCGCGCTGGACGCAGCCGGCGACCTCGATCTTGGAATCATCATCAACGACAGTTTCGGCCGTCCCTGGCGCAATGGTGTCGTCGGCGTGGCGATCGGCGCTGCCGGCATTCCCTCGTTGCTGAGCCAAATTGGTGTTCCAGACATGTTTGGCCGGGCGATGCGCGTCACTGAAGTTGCCATCGCCGATGAGATCGCCGGCGCCGCCTCGCTCCTGATGGGGCAAGCGGGCGAGGGCATGCCGATCATCCTCGTCCGTGGCCTCACGCTTGATGGACCGGTCTCACCCGCGGCCGCGCTCGCGCGACCCAAGAGCCAGGACATGTTCCGATGA
- the npdG gene encoding NADPH-dependent F420 reductase encodes MNTKPTIAILGGTGDLGSGLAKCWLAAGYKVILGSRSAEKARSAAETMTGDVAGDGNSAAARAADIVVVAVPFASHDATLNEVKDVVQGKIVVDAAVPLVPPKVSVVQLPSAGSAAQIAQQLLGPGVRVVSAFHNVGATKLHQGSRADCDVLVFGDDKAARDVVIGLANEVASAGIDGGVLANSAAAEALTSVLIGINRRYKVPGAGIRITGLSATPGT; translated from the coding sequence ATGAACACGAAACCGACGATTGCCATCCTTGGAGGAACCGGTGACTTGGGATCCGGCCTCGCGAAATGCTGGCTTGCGGCCGGTTACAAAGTCATTCTCGGTTCACGCTCCGCAGAGAAGGCCAGGAGCGCGGCGGAGACCATGACCGGCGACGTTGCGGGCGACGGCAATTCCGCCGCCGCGCGGGCTGCCGACATCGTGGTCGTTGCCGTGCCGTTCGCGAGCCATGATGCGACGCTGAACGAAGTCAAGGACGTGGTTCAGGGCAAGATCGTCGTGGATGCCGCGGTCCCGCTGGTGCCGCCGAAGGTGTCCGTGGTCCAGCTTCCGTCCGCCGGCTCGGCCGCGCAGATCGCGCAGCAGTTGCTCGGACCCGGCGTGCGGGTCGTCTCCGCCTTCCACAATGTGGGCGCGACCAAGCTGCACCAGGGCAGCCGGGCGGATTGCGACGTTCTGGTCTTTGGCGACGACAAGGCGGCGCGCGACGTCGTCATCGGTCTCGCGAATGAAGTTGCATCCGCAGGCATCGACGGCGGCGTGCTGGCAAACTCGGCGGCAGCCGAGGCGCTGACATCCGTGCTGATCGGGATCAATCGACGCTACAAGGTGCCCGGCGCGGGCATCCGCATCACCGGCCTGTCCGCTACCCCGGGTACCTGA
- a CDS encoding 5-oxoprolinase subunit PxpA, with amino-acid sequence MTISINLNADMAEGFGAYDVGDDAGILKIIGSANIACGFHAGDPRVMRNVVREAKRLGVTIGAHPGFNDLWGFGRRRIDMRPDDLEYMVAYQIGALQAMAAYEGERVTHLKPHGALNNMAAEDAEYALAIGRAIKAVDPRIIYVALAGSEMEKAGRKLGLPVAIEGFCDRQYDDDGNLTSRKIAGSVIKDAAVATRQVLDMVLNNTITSRNGKKITCKVHSLCVHGDEPTGVATARAVREGLEKAGVKLVPLTEMPLD; translated from the coding sequence ATGACCATATCGATCAACTTGAACGCCGACATGGCCGAAGGGTTCGGTGCCTACGACGTCGGTGACGATGCCGGAATCCTCAAGATCATCGGATCGGCCAATATCGCCTGCGGCTTTCACGCCGGTGACCCGCGGGTGATGCGCAACGTCGTGCGCGAAGCCAAGCGCCTCGGCGTCACGATCGGTGCTCATCCCGGTTTCAACGATCTCTGGGGTTTCGGACGTCGGCGCATCGATATGCGCCCCGACGACCTCGAATACATGGTCGCCTATCAGATTGGCGCGCTGCAGGCGATGGCGGCCTACGAAGGCGAGCGGGTCACCCACCTCAAGCCGCACGGCGCGCTCAACAACATGGCCGCCGAAGACGCTGAATACGCGCTGGCCATCGGCCGCGCCATCAAGGCCGTCGATCCGCGCATCATCTATGTGGCTCTCGCTGGGTCCGAGATGGAGAAAGCCGGCCGCAAGCTCGGACTGCCCGTCGCAATCGAAGGCTTCTGCGATCGCCAGTACGACGACGACGGCAATCTGACATCGCGCAAGATCGCGGGCTCGGTCATCAAGGACGCGGCGGTCGCCACCCGGCAGGTGCTCGATATGGTGCTGAACAACACCATCACCTCCCGCAACGGCAAGAAGATCACATGCAAGGTCCACTCGCTGTGCGTCCATGGCGACGAGCCCACGGGCGTCGCCACGGCTCGTGCGGTGCGGGAGGGCCTCGAGAAGGCCGGCGTCAAGCTCGTGCCGCTCACCGAAATGCCCCTCGACTAA
- a CDS encoding diaminopropionate ammonia-lyase, whose translation MFLSNTSSSHNQPLDPADAATLAREEASEVERFLAFRPNHAETPLRSLPALAREFEVKSIHIKDESHRLGLGSFKALGGSYAVVRLLLEHASSKLGRAVDISEIGTPAIREIARSLTVGCATDGNHGRSVAAGAQMVGAKAVIFVHSGVTDERVQAIAHFGAEIVRVPGTYDDSVAVADKVCQDNHWIVVSDTSWPGYERIPGLVMQGYTAMLNEILRQQPETPTHVFIQAGVGGLAAAVAGYFDVVFGKSRPTFVVVEPERAACLYQSAIAGAPIKIAHGEPTIMAMLECYEPSLVAWRILSRKADAFMMVGEEGAAAAMRRLAHPTGDDPAIVAGESGAAGLAGLWRAAKSSAARESLGLNQASRVLLINTEGATDQKRYTEIVGASPASILA comes from the coding sequence ATGTTCCTGTCGAATACAAGTTCATCTCACAACCAACCGCTCGACCCGGCGGATGCCGCCACGCTGGCGCGTGAAGAAGCGAGCGAAGTCGAGCGCTTTCTCGCCTTCCGACCGAACCACGCGGAAACGCCGCTGCGATCGCTGCCGGCGCTCGCCCGCGAATTCGAGGTCAAGTCCATCCATATCAAGGACGAATCGCATCGGCTCGGCCTCGGCAGCTTCAAGGCACTGGGCGGATCCTACGCCGTCGTCAGGCTACTGCTGGAGCATGCGAGCAGCAAGCTGGGCCGCGCGGTGGATATCAGCGAGATCGGGACGCCTGCGATACGCGAGATCGCGCGCAGCCTGACGGTCGGCTGCGCCACCGATGGAAATCATGGGCGATCGGTCGCGGCCGGCGCGCAGATGGTCGGAGCCAAGGCGGTCATCTTCGTACATTCCGGCGTCACGGATGAACGCGTGCAGGCAATTGCCCACTTCGGCGCGGAAATCGTGCGGGTGCCCGGCACTTACGACGACTCCGTCGCTGTCGCCGACAAGGTCTGCCAGGACAATCATTGGATCGTCGTCTCGGATACGTCCTGGCCCGGCTATGAGCGCATCCCCGGACTGGTCATGCAGGGCTATACGGCGATGCTGAACGAGATCCTCCGGCAGCAGCCGGAGACGCCCACCCATGTCTTCATCCAGGCCGGCGTCGGCGGCCTCGCGGCCGCGGTCGCCGGTTACTTTGATGTCGTCTTTGGCAAGAGCCGGCCGACATTCGTGGTCGTCGAACCCGAACGGGCTGCGTGCCTCTATCAAAGCGCCATTGCGGGCGCGCCGATCAAGATCGCCCATGGTGAGCCGACGATCATGGCGATGCTGGAATGCTACGAGCCATCTCTCGTCGCCTGGCGTATCCTGTCGCGGAAGGCGGACGCGTTCATGATGGTCGGCGAAGAAGGGGCCGCGGCAGCGATGCGCCGGCTCGCACACCCGACAGGCGACGATCCGGCCATTGTGGCCGGTGAAAGCGGTGCTGCCGGATTGGCCGGCCTTTGGCGCGCCGCCAAGAGCAGCGCCGCGCGTGAATCGCTGGGCTTGAACCAGGCATCGCGCGTCCTGCTGATCAACACCGAGGGTGCGACCGACCAGAAGCGCTACACGGAAATCGTGGGCGCTTCGCCGGCCAGCATCCTCGCCTAG
- a CDS encoding GntR family transcriptional regulator — translation MNKVVPNYERSRVPLYVQVASVMRQRVESGRWQEGDKISTIEELETEFGVARVTIRQAIEMLRNEGLLDAQQGRGTFVSGRPKNRHWLNLANDFESMVDSVRNNVLKRVYVEENADPPRLAAHEGRPAASYAFLRSVQYNEDEPFSVVNLHLARNLYLKDRKRFTHTAALTKIMEMDDITLAHAHQVVTIGVADPETAELLKIGLGEPTADCRLVLVDSNDIAVYVANIHYHRSCFALRSDLLEKSKKRTKA, via the coding sequence ATGAATAAGGTAGTCCCAAATTACGAGCGCAGCCGGGTCCCCCTCTACGTGCAGGTTGCATCGGTCATGCGCCAACGGGTCGAGTCCGGGCGATGGCAAGAGGGCGACAAGATCTCGACCATCGAGGAGCTCGAAACCGAATTCGGCGTCGCGCGCGTTACGATCCGGCAGGCGATCGAGATGTTGCGGAACGAGGGGCTCCTCGACGCCCAGCAGGGACGCGGGACGTTCGTGTCCGGAAGACCCAAGAATCGTCACTGGCTGAACCTGGCCAATGATTTCGAGTCGATGGTCGATTCCGTCAGGAACAACGTCCTCAAGCGCGTCTATGTCGAGGAGAATGCGGATCCGCCCCGGCTCGCCGCGCATGAAGGCCGGCCCGCCGCCAGCTACGCGTTTCTCAGAAGCGTGCAATACAACGAGGACGAGCCGTTTTCGGTCGTCAACCTCCATCTGGCGCGCAACCTCTACCTCAAGGACCGCAAGCGCTTCACCCACACGGCCGCGCTGACGAAAATCATGGAGATGGACGACATCACGCTCGCCCATGCTCATCAGGTCGTGACGATCGGCGTGGCCGATCCCGAAACGGCCGAACTGCTCAAGATCGGCCTCGGCGAACCAACCGCCGATTGTCGCCTGGTGCTGGTCGACAGCAACGACATCGCCGTCTACGTCGCCAACATCCATTATCATCGCAGTTGCTTCGCGCTCCGTTCCGATCTTCTCGAAAAATCGAAGAAGCGCACGAAGGCCTGA
- a CDS encoding 2Fe-2S iron-sulfur cluster-binding protein, translating to MSTCNLNVNGSAVSAEIQPRTHLADFLREKLNLTGTHLGCEHGVCGACTLLVDGVPTRSCITFALACQQADVTTIEGLDDDEITRELRAAFTREHGLQCGYCTPGMVVSARDVVLRMQDPSERDIRVAMSGNLCRCTGYVGIVRAIQGVIADRRGRGIAAIPNGNRTRLGPSGSGNATAVTSAAARPKTTAAPAVKKAEAPAAAAASLRDTSWKPQTTFTQSFTVGHPIDDVWNFFSDIGAVAACLPGASLAGEPVDGHVDGQIKIKVGPISAEFQGIADVTRDDARRTGTIVGAGKDKRSNSSTRGLIGYAVKPGDVENQTKVDLSIGFTLTGALAQFSRSGLIQDVAGRIIAVFVQNLETRLSHRSGGGEGEPAMVREFDAGALMRSMALDYVRRALRWLLRRS from the coding sequence ATGAGCACCTGCAACCTCAACGTCAACGGGAGCGCCGTCAGCGCGGAGATCCAGCCGCGAACGCATCTTGCAGACTTTCTCCGCGAGAAGCTCAATCTGACCGGCACCCATCTGGGCTGCGAGCACGGCGTCTGCGGTGCATGCACACTGCTTGTCGATGGTGTGCCCACGCGCTCCTGCATCACCTTCGCGTTGGCTTGCCAGCAGGCCGACGTCACGACGATCGAGGGGCTCGACGACGACGAGATCACGCGCGAGCTGCGTGCGGCCTTCACGAGGGAGCACGGCCTGCAATGCGGCTATTGCACGCCGGGGATGGTTGTGTCGGCGCGCGATGTCGTGCTGCGCATGCAGGACCCCAGCGAGCGCGATATTCGCGTGGCCATGAGCGGAAACCTCTGTCGCTGCACCGGCTATGTCGGCATCGTGCGCGCCATCCAGGGTGTGATCGCAGACCGCAGGGGGCGAGGGATCGCGGCGATTCCAAACGGAAACCGGACGCGTCTTGGACCCTCGGGTTCGGGCAATGCGACCGCGGTGACCTCCGCTGCGGCTCGGCCCAAGACAACCGCCGCACCAGCTGTGAAAAAGGCGGAAGCTCCGGCAGCGGCGGCGGCCTCGCTCAGGGATACGAGCTGGAAGCCGCAAACGACGTTCACGCAGAGCTTCACCGTCGGGCATCCGATCGATGACGTCTGGAATTTCTTCTCCGACATCGGCGCGGTCGCGGCCTGCCTGCCGGGCGCATCGTTGGCCGGAGAGCCGGTCGACGGTCACGTCGACGGCCAGATCAAGATCAAGGTCGGGCCGATCTCTGCCGAATTTCAAGGCATCGCCGATGTGACGCGCGATGATGCGCGCCGCACGGGCACGATTGTCGGCGCAGGCAAGGACAAGCGCAGCAACTCGTCAACCCGCGGCCTGATCGGCTATGCCGTCAAGCCGGGTGACGTGGAGAATCAAACCAAGGTCGATCTCAGCATCGGCTTCACCTTGACCGGGGCCCTGGCGCAGTTCAGCCGCTCCGGCCTGATCCAGGATGTGGCCGGACGAATCATCGCTGTCTTTGTCCAGAACCTCGAGACGCGGCTCTCCCATCGATCGGGTGGAGGCGAGGGCGAGCCGGCCATGGTCAGGGAATTCGACGCCGGCGCGCTCATGCGATCGATGGCGTTGGATTATGTGAGACGAGCGCTGCGATGGCTCTTGCGACGATCCTAG
- a CDS encoding FAD binding domain-containing protein: MKPVNFDYARPDAVDAVIRLIADDSRTVKMMAGSQSLGPMLNLRLVQPDLIVDLTGIEELRCFSDGADEISIGACVTHADIEDLRVTDVTRGALPTVANGIAYRAVRNRGTIGGSLTHADPSADWHSILAAVGAKVVLRGRAGERTVAVEDYMVGALEADLRPGEVLVRVVVPRLSKSARWGYYKSCRKTGEFAHAIGAFMTDPDRGISRAVIGATESRPIVIAKASNVIGDGRAPRLNDSFDGRAVDEILEKAGMVDPLDKQTHVAALRRAIEQARPQ, translated from the coding sequence GTGAAACCTGTCAATTTCGACTATGCGCGCCCCGATGCGGTCGACGCGGTGATCAGGCTCATCGCGGACGACAGCAGAACCGTCAAGATGATGGCCGGGAGCCAGTCGCTCGGGCCGATGTTGAATCTCAGGCTCGTGCAGCCCGATCTGATCGTCGACCTCACCGGGATCGAAGAGCTCCGTTGTTTCAGTGACGGCGCGGACGAAATCTCGATCGGGGCGTGCGTCACGCATGCCGATATCGAGGACCTCCGTGTCACCGACGTCACCCGCGGTGCGCTGCCGACGGTCGCCAACGGCATCGCATACCGCGCGGTGCGCAATCGCGGCACCATCGGCGGAAGCTTGACGCATGCCGATCCGTCCGCCGACTGGCACTCGATCCTCGCCGCGGTTGGGGCCAAAGTCGTGCTGCGCGGCCGGGCCGGAGAGCGGACCGTGGCCGTTGAGGACTACATGGTCGGCGCTCTCGAAGCCGACCTGCGCCCTGGTGAAGTTCTCGTTCGCGTCGTGGTGCCGCGACTGAGCAAATCGGCGCGCTGGGGCTATTACAAGAGCTGCCGCAAGACGGGCGAATTTGCCCATGCGATCGGCGCCTTCATGACCGACCCCGATCGCGGCATCAGCCGCGCGGTGATCGGCGCGACGGAGAGCCGTCCGATCGTCATTGCCAAGGCAAGCAATGTGATCGGCGACGGCCGCGCTCCGCGGCTGAACGACAGTTTCGACGGCCGGGCCGTCGACGAGATTCTGGAGAAGGCAGGGATGGTCGATCCCCTGGACAAGCAAACCCATGTCGCCGCGCTGCGCCGCGCGATCGAGCAGGCACGGCCGCAATGA